A part of Thermosinus carboxydivorans Nor1 genomic DNA contains:
- a CDS encoding polysaccharide deacetylase family protein, translated as MTKAKKLLAVALICGGGFLFWLFSPAGGVPILAYHMVDPAPEVYSIDPADFEEQMRYLAKEGYTAISLAEMLDGLAGKRTLPAKPIVITFDDGYRDNYTTALPILEKYNFKATVFVIAGQVGQSGYLTWEEIKDMQRRHVEIGSHTLSHAALTDITLPERQREVGLSKQVLERHLGTPVEFFAYPYGKFDPAIFAILQEAGYRGACSGIAGLNFQGDNAYRLKRVNIPRPRYGLWEFRLRLLRAHVYAKLGI; from the coding sequence GTGACGAAGGCAAAAAAACTGCTTGCCGTCGCCTTAATTTGCGGGGGCGGCTTTCTCTTTTGGCTGTTTTCGCCGGCAGGCGGGGTGCCTATTCTGGCTTATCACATGGTGGATCCGGCCCCGGAAGTTTACAGCATTGATCCGGCTGATTTTGAAGAGCAGATGCGTTATTTGGCCAAGGAGGGCTATACCGCCATCTCGCTGGCCGAGATGCTGGACGGGCTGGCCGGCAAGCGGACATTGCCGGCCAAACCAATTGTGATAACTTTTGACGACGGTTACCGGGACAATTATACTACCGCCCTGCCGATCCTCGAGAAATACAATTTCAAAGCCACTGTCTTCGTCATCGCCGGCCAGGTGGGCCAGAGCGGCTATTTGACCTGGGAGGAAATCAAGGACATGCAGCGGCGCCATGTCGAAATCGGTTCTCATACTTTAAGTCATGCGGCACTGACCGACATTACCCTGCCGGAACGGCAGCGGGAAGTTGGTCTGTCGAAGCAGGTGTTAGAGCGCCACCTGGGAACGCCGGTGGAATTTTTCGCCTATCCTTACGGCAAATTTGACCCGGCTATATTTGCCATTTTGCAGGAAGCAGGTTATCGCGGCGCCTGCTCCGGCATTGCCGGTCTTAACTTTCAGGGGGACAACGCTTACCGTCTGAAACGGGTCAATATTCCCCGGCCGCGGTATGGCCTGTGGGAATTCAGGCTGCGCCTGCTGCGGGCGCATGTTTATGCCAAGCTTGGGATATAA
- the whiA gene encoding DNA-binding protein WhiA: protein MSFSAEVKNELARVAGDNQCCHLAELAALMRMGGAVSIGGNKNLGINFTTENAAVARKVLALIKRGFSLKTEVVVTRGRRLKKNNAYHIKVLPSPVVAELLAALGIMKGDSINVGRDSGMLRKACCRRAYLRGAFLGGGSVNRPEGDYHLELVTGNLDFAKTLVRLLKSFGLPGRLTDRKGDYIVYLKDGEAITSFLRIIGAHSALMEFENVRVVKDMRNKVNRLVNCETANLQKTVNAALRQVENIEFIARTIGLDKLPPSLKEAAEARLAYREATLQELVDALDGRVSKSGMNHRLRKLEQIARELRGEAP from the coding sequence TTGTCTTTTTCCGCGGAAGTAAAAAACGAACTGGCCCGCGTCGCCGGCGACAATCAGTGCTGCCACCTGGCCGAACTGGCGGCGTTGATGCGAATGGGCGGCGCGGTGTCCATCGGTGGCAATAAGAACCTTGGCATCAATTTCACCACGGAAAATGCCGCCGTGGCTCGCAAGGTCCTGGCCCTGATCAAACGGGGCTTCAGTCTCAAAACCGAGGTCGTGGTTACCCGCGGCCGCCGGCTAAAAAAAAATAACGCTTATCATATCAAGGTGCTTCCTTCCCCGGTGGTCGCCGAGCTGTTAGCCGCGCTCGGCATCATGAAAGGCGACAGTATTAACGTCGGCCGTGACAGCGGCATGTTGCGCAAGGCCTGCTGCCGGCGGGCTTACTTGCGCGGCGCTTTTTTAGGCGGCGGTTCGGTTAACCGGCCGGAAGGCGACTATCATTTGGAACTGGTCACCGGCAATCTTGATTTCGCCAAGACGCTGGTGCGGCTGTTAAAGTCGTTCGGCCTGCCGGGCCGTCTGACCGACCGCAAAGGCGATTATATTGTTTATCTCAAGGACGGTGAGGCCATCACTTCCTTTTTGCGCATCATCGGCGCCCATTCCGCTCTGATGGAGTTCGAGAACGTGCGGGTGGTCAAAGACATGCGCAACAAGGTCAACCGCCTGGTCAACTGTGAGACGGCCAACCTGCAGAAGACGGTCAACGCCGCGCTGCGGCAGGTGGAAAACATCGAGTTCATTGCCCGTACAATCGGCCTGGACAAGCTGCCGCCGTCACTTAAGGAGGCGGCGGAGGCGCGTTTGGCCTACCGGGAGGCTACGCTCCAGGAACTGGTCGATGCGCTGGACGGGCGGGTAAGTAAATCGGGCATGAACCACCGCCTGCGCAAACTGGAGCAAATTGCCCGGGAACTGAGGGGGGAAGCGCCGTGA
- a CDS encoding gluconeogenesis factor YvcK family protein, translated as MHFLKWLYPGMKLKRWLLLFSLGAIAASLGLAIVFNYKFVGSVEEALFKFVYRTTGKYYYTATTVAGIGIIALGLATMTFATRQIIRSVISVLVPEGSERLVEIIFQKRKLNRGPAIVVIGGGTGLSVLLRGIKSVTSNVTAIVTVADDGGSSGRIREDLGIIPPGDLRNCLVALADTEPLMEKLFQHRFGGAGDLAGHSFGNLFLAAMTEVLGDVELALKESSKVLKVRGQVLPASTTTIRLVAEMTDGTLVEGESQIPLAKKTIKRISIRPHDAQPVEAALEAIRDADVCILGPGSLYTSVMPNLLVQGIADALRQSEAVKIYICNVMTQPGETDGYTASRHVQAIFDHVGPGVIDYVVVNVQEVAESLQNTYARQGAYPVLADIEAIEAMGVKVIGANLISETNLVRHDPVKLSRTIVDLVYKLKSTSERMKLLDYYLIAENIKEIKD; from the coding sequence GTGCATTTTTTGAAATGGCTGTACCCGGGCATGAAACTCAAGCGCTGGCTGCTATTGTTTTCCCTGGGCGCCATCGCCGCCAGCCTGGGCTTGGCGATTGTCTTCAACTATAAGTTTGTCGGTTCGGTGGAGGAAGCGCTGTTTAAATTTGTTTACCGGACTACCGGTAAATATTACTACACCGCCACCACCGTTGCCGGCATCGGCATCATCGCTCTCGGCTTGGCGACCATGACCTTCGCCACCCGGCAAATTATCCGTTCGGTAATCAGTGTGCTGGTGCCGGAGGGGTCGGAGCGGCTGGTGGAAATTATTTTTCAAAAGCGTAAACTTAATCGCGGGCCGGCGATTGTCGTTATTGGCGGCGGCACCGGTCTGTCGGTCTTGTTGCGGGGGATAAAGTCGGTGACCAGCAATGTGACGGCCATTGTTACGGTGGCCGACGACGGCGGTTCGTCCGGGCGCATCCGGGAAGATTTGGGCATTATTCCGCCCGGCGACCTGCGCAACTGCTTGGTAGCTCTGGCCGACACCGAGCCGCTGATGGAGAAGCTCTTTCAGCACCGGTTCGGCGGCGCCGGCGACTTGGCCGGCCACAGCTTCGGCAACCTCTTCCTTGCCGCCATGACCGAGGTATTGGGTGATGTGGAACTGGCACTCAAAGAGTCCAGCAAAGTCCTGAAAGTGCGGGGGCAGGTGCTGCCGGCTTCCACCACTACCATCCGCCTGGTGGCTGAAATGACTGACGGCACCCTGGTTGAAGGAGAATCGCAAATTCCCCTCGCCAAAAAGACCATCAAGAGAATTAGCATTAGGCCGCACGACGCACAGCCGGTGGAAGCGGCGCTCGAGGCCATCCGCGACGCCGATGTCTGCATTCTCGGGCCGGGCAGCCTGTATACCAGCGTTATGCCCAATCTGCTGGTGCAGGGCATTGCCGATGCCTTGCGCCAGAGTGAAGCGGTCAAAATCTATATCTGCAATGTCATGACCCAGCCGGGCGAAACGGATGGCTATACGGCGTCGCGGCATGTGCAGGCCATTTTTGATCATGTCGGGCCGGGCGTTATTGATTACGTTGTCGTCAATGTGCAGGAAGTCGCGGAAAGCCTTCAGAATACTTACGCCCGCCAGGGCGCCTACCCTGTTTTGGCCGATATCGAGGCCATCGAGGCGATGGGCGTTAAGGTGATTGGCGCTAACCTCATCAGCGAAACAAACCTGGTGCGCCATGACCCGGTTAAATTGTCCCGCACCATCGTCGACCTGGTCTATAAACTAAAAAGTACTTCCGAGCGGATGAAGCTGCTCGATTATTATCTCATTGCCGAAAACATCAAGGAGATTAAAGACTGA
- the rapZ gene encoding RNase adapter RapZ, translating to MEDLRLVIITGMSGAGKSQVARAMEDLGYFCVDNLPPALIPKFAELCAQSAGRVRKIALVVDIRGGEFFDTLVQVLEDMEKQGFFYEILFLEAADETLIRRYKETRRRHPMAPHGRISEGISRERDRLEHIRGRATHIIDTSDLSTAQLKDKIAALFAGEREYERMTITVVSFGFKYGIPLDADMVFDVRFLPNPFYVESLRKKSGETPEVSEYIWKWPITQQFMEKLGGLVDFLVPNYIKEGKSQLIIAVGCTGGLHRSVFVANKIYEGLRNKGYKVNVEHRDIKHNIVEPC from the coding sequence ATGGAAGACTTACGCCTCGTAATTATTACCGGTATGTCAGGTGCCGGCAAAAGCCAGGTGGCACGCGCCATGGAAGACTTGGGCTATTTTTGCGTCGATAACCTGCCGCCGGCCCTGATCCCTAAGTTTGCCGAACTGTGCGCCCAATCGGCGGGGCGTGTGCGCAAAATCGCCCTGGTAGTCGACATCCGGGGCGGCGAATTTTTTGACACCCTTGTGCAGGTACTCGAGGACATGGAGAAGCAAGGGTTTTTCTACGAAATCCTGTTCCTGGAAGCGGCCGACGAGACCCTTATCCGGCGGTACAAGGAAACGCGGCGACGCCACCCCATGGCTCCCCACGGCCGCATCAGCGAAGGCATTAGCCGCGAGCGCGACCGACTGGAACATATCCGGGGCCGCGCCACCCATATTATCGATACTTCTGACTTGTCCACGGCCCAGCTTAAAGACAAAATCGCTGCCTTGTTTGCCGGTGAGCGCGAATATGAGCGCATGACCATCACGGTGGTGTCGTTCGGGTTTAAATACGGCATCCCCCTTGATGCCGATATGGTTTTTGACGTGCGCTTTTTGCCCAATCCGTTTTATGTAGAGTCACTGCGGAAAAAGAGCGGCGAGACCCCGGAAGTGAGCGAATATATCTGGAAGTGGCCGATTACCCAGCAGTTTATGGAAAAGCTGGGCGGGCTGGTCGACTTTCTGGTTCCCAACTACATCAAAGAGGGCAAAAGCCAATTGATTATTGCCGTTGGTTGCACAGGCGGCCTGCACCGTTCGGTTTTTGTAGCCAACAAGATCTATGAAGGGCTGCGCAACAAGGGGTATAAAGTTAATGTGGAACACCGGGATATCAAGCATAATATCGTCGAACCCTGTTGA
- a CDS encoding phosphatase has protein sequence MQFVADLHVHTVASGHAYSTVLEIARAAADRKLAMIALTDHGPGMPGGPHPYHFSNQVVIPAELFGVRILKGIEANVMDRDGRLDLDEGRLAKMDIVLAGLHTYCAPYGTVEENTTMMINAMKNPWVDVIVHPGNPEYQVDLEAVVKAAVRYDVALEINNSSLTVSRQGSAPYCHTLAGLAKTYGAKLIVGSDSHFALSVGDFGAAAALLAAEGIGPEMVLNTSLERIFAHLRRRTNRRHSF, from the coding sequence ATGCAATTTGTTGCCGACCTGCATGTTCATACCGTGGCCAGTGGCCACGCCTACAGCACGGTGCTCGAAATTGCCCGCGCCGCTGCCGACCGGAAACTTGCGATGATTGCCCTTACTGACCATGGGCCGGGTATGCCGGGCGGCCCGCACCCATATCACTTCAGCAACCAAGTCGTCATTCCCGCCGAATTGTTCGGGGTAAGAATACTTAAAGGGATTGAGGCCAACGTCATGGACCGGGACGGCCGGCTTGACCTTGACGAAGGTCGCCTGGCCAAGATGGACATCGTGCTGGCCGGCCTGCATACCTACTGTGCCCCGTACGGTACGGTGGAAGAAAATACAACCATGATGATTAATGCCATGAAAAATCCTTGGGTCGACGTCATTGTTCACCCTGGTAATCCGGAATATCAGGTGGACCTGGAAGCGGTGGTCAAAGCGGCCGTTCGCTATGACGTAGCGCTGGAAATCAACAATAGCTCCCTAACCGTATCCCGGCAAGGCAGCGCGCCGTACTGCCACACGCTTGCCGGCCTCGCCAAAACTTACGGCGCCAAACTTATTGTCGGCAGCGACAGCCATTTCGCCTTGTCGGTAGGCGATTTCGGTGCCGCTGCCGCGCTACTCGCCGCCGAGGGCATCGGGCCGGAAATGGTGCTTAATACTTCGCTTGAGCGGATTTTTGCCCATTTACGCCGCCGCACCAACCGGCGGCACAGTTTCTGA
- the cuyA gene encoding D-cysteate sulfo-lyase, translating into MNLAQFPRRRYTAGPTPLEKLTRLSEVLGGPDIYIKRDDLLGLAAGGNKTRKLEFLVADALLQGADTLITCGAVQSNHCRLTLAAAVKEGLKCRLVLEERVPGSYNPDASGNNFLFRLMGVEAVKVVPGGSDMMQAMEAVAAEVAQEGRKAYIIPGGGSNEIGATGYVACAEEILAQAFDQGINFDCIVTTSGSAGTHAGLVVGFWGNNSNIPVIGINISRKKDVQEELVYNLAQRTAARVGVRGGIPRTAVQCFDEYVGPGYSLPTPAMVEAVTLLARTEAILLDPVYTGKAMAGLIDLIRQGYFKKGQKVLFVHTGGSPALYAYTRTFYDSKIV; encoded by the coding sequence ATGAATTTGGCTCAATTTCCCCGGCGGCGCTATACCGCAGGACCGACGCCGCTCGAAAAACTGACGCGGCTGTCGGAAGTCCTCGGCGGTCCGGATATCTACATCAAGCGCGATGACTTGCTTGGCCTGGCGGCGGGCGGCAACAAGACGCGGAAATTGGAGTTTTTGGTAGCCGATGCCCTGCTGCAGGGGGCAGACACGCTTATTACCTGCGGCGCTGTGCAGTCCAACCATTGCCGCCTGACCTTGGCGGCGGCGGTAAAGGAGGGTCTGAAATGCCGTCTCGTGTTGGAAGAGCGGGTTCCGGGCAGCTACAACCCTGACGCCAGCGGTAACAACTTCCTCTTCCGCCTCATGGGGGTAGAGGCGGTCAAAGTGGTGCCCGGCGGCTCGGATATGATGCAAGCCATGGAGGCCGTTGCCGCGGAAGTGGCCCAAGAGGGGCGCAAGGCCTATATTATTCCAGGCGGCGGCTCCAACGAAATCGGCGCTACCGGCTATGTGGCCTGCGCCGAGGAAATCTTGGCCCAGGCCTTTGATCAAGGCATCAACTTTGACTGCATCGTAACGACAAGCGGCAGTGCCGGCACTCATGCCGGTCTGGTAGTCGGCTTCTGGGGAAATAACAGCAATATCCCGGTTATTGGCATCAACATCAGCCGCAAGAAGGACGTCCAGGAGGAACTGGTCTACAACCTGGCGCAGCGTACTGCCGCCCGCGTCGGTGTTAGGGGCGGTATTCCCCGCACGGCGGTGCAGTGTTTCGATGAATATGTGGGACCCGGCTATTCCCTGCCCACGCCGGCAATGGTCGAAGCAGTAACGCTGCTGGCCCGCACCGAGGCTATTCTCCTTGATCCCGTGTATACCGGCAAAGCCATGGCCGGACTGATTGATTTAATCCGCCAAGGCTATTTCAAGAAAGGGCAGAAGGTGCTGTTTGTCCATACCGGCGGCTCGCCGGCCTTGTATGCCTACACGCGTACTTTTTACGACAGCAAAATCGTTTAA
- the bioA gene encoding adenosylmethionine--8-amino-7-oxononanoate transaminase encodes MQDIERKDKTYVWHPFTQMQDWVENKQLVIAAGDGIKLIDIDGKAYYDGVSSLWLNVHGHRKAAIDQAIIDQLGKIAHTTMLGLANIPAAELAEQLVKIAPPGLTRVFYSDSGSTAVEIAVKMAYQYWQLKGQTQKKKFITLTNAYHGDTVGSVSVGGIDLFHRIFAPLLFETVHAPSPSCFHCTLGDSPAACGFACVVAVEKLLADHHGEIAAMVVEPLVQGAAGMLVQPPGYLRRVRELTQRYGVLLIVDEVATGFGRTGRMFACEHEGVSPDLMTMAKGITGGYLPLAATLTTDEIYNAFLGPVEAQKTFFHGHSYTGNPLACAAALANLRIFRDEQVIENLGPKIEAARRKLAAFWQLAAVADIRQCGLMIGIELMQDKATKQPYPPAWRMGHRVCMKTREYGLIIRPLGDVVVFMPPLASTVEEIEEMLDIIYRAIAEVTNC; translated from the coding sequence ATGCAGGACATTGAACGGAAAGACAAGACCTATGTCTGGCACCCTTTCACCCAGATGCAGGACTGGGTGGAGAACAAACAGCTGGTTATCGCCGCCGGCGATGGGATTAAACTGATTGATATCGACGGCAAAGCTTATTATGACGGCGTTTCCTCGCTGTGGCTCAATGTCCACGGCCATCGCAAGGCAGCAATCGACCAGGCCATTATCGACCAGTTGGGCAAAATTGCCCACACGACCATGCTGGGCCTGGCCAATATTCCAGCCGCCGAACTGGCGGAGCAGCTTGTCAAAATCGCGCCGCCCGGCTTGACGCGGGTATTCTACTCGGACAGCGGTTCCACGGCGGTGGAGATCGCCGTGAAAATGGCGTACCAATACTGGCAGCTCAAAGGCCAAACGCAGAAAAAGAAGTTTATCACCCTGACCAACGCCTACCATGGCGACACGGTCGGCTCGGTCAGTGTTGGCGGCATCGACCTTTTTCATCGCATTTTCGCGCCTCTCTTGTTCGAGACCGTCCATGCCCCGTCGCCGTCCTGTTTTCACTGTACGCTGGGCGATTCGCCCGCCGCGTGCGGCTTTGCCTGTGTGGTCGCCGTGGAAAAACTGCTTGCTGACCATCATGGCGAAATCGCGGCCATGGTGGTCGAACCCCTGGTGCAGGGCGCGGCCGGCATGCTGGTGCAGCCGCCCGGGTATCTGCGGCGCGTCCGGGAGCTTACCCAGAGGTACGGCGTCCTTCTGATCGTGGACGAAGTGGCCACCGGCTTTGGCCGCACGGGGCGCATGTTCGCCTGTGAGCACGAAGGCGTCAGTCCCGACCTCATGACCATGGCCAAAGGCATTACCGGCGGCTATCTGCCGCTCGCCGCCACCTTGACGACGGACGAGATCTATAACGCCTTTCTCGGCCCGGTGGAAGCGCAAAAGACCTTTTTCCACGGTCATTCCTACACCGGCAACCCGCTGGCTTGTGCCGCGGCGCTGGCCAACTTGCGCATTTTCCGCGACGAGCAGGTGATTGAAAACCTCGGCCCCAAAATTGAAGCCGCCCGCCGCAAGCTGGCAGCATTTTGGCAGCTGGCGGCCGTCGCCGATATCCGCCAGTGCGGCCTGATGATTGGCATCGAGCTCATGCAGGACAAGGCGACGAAACAGCCGTACCCACCGGCCTGGCGGATGGGCCACCGCGTGTGCATGAAAACGCGCGAATACGGCCTCATCATCCGTCCCCTCGGCGACGTCGTGGTGTTTATGCCGCCGCTGGCCAGCACGGTGGAAGAGATCGAGGAAATGCTGGACATCATCTACCGGGCCATCGCCGAAGTGACCAATTGTTAA
- the bioD gene encoding dethiobiotin synthase: MSGLFITATDTEVGKTVITGALAAALRQRGLAVGVMKPVASGGVTSQDGKLLAEDATFLMRAAGLAESERSYVNPVCLAPALTPAVAAVESGVTINVPDLVAACRCLLNRYPMALIEGVGGITAPIWEEYLVVDLMAELALPALVVARPNLGTINHTVLTVDYARRRGIKVAGIIINGWDEAKAGVLERSNLAYIERLTGVPVLGKFPYSPDISVPKAKVTDLAALAEQHLAIDRIIELLGGTDHAGH, encoded by the coding sequence ATGTCCGGACTGTTTATTACTGCTACCGATACCGAAGTTGGCAAAACGGTGATTACCGGCGCGCTGGCAGCGGCGCTCAGGCAGCGCGGCCTGGCGGTGGGCGTGATGAAGCCGGTTGCTTCCGGCGGCGTCACTAGCCAGGACGGTAAGCTCTTAGCCGAAGATGCGACTTTTCTCATGCGGGCCGCCGGCCTGGCGGAAAGCGAGCGGTCCTACGTCAACCCCGTCTGTTTGGCGCCGGCCCTCACCCCGGCGGTCGCCGCGGTCGAAAGCGGCGTAACGATAAACGTACCTGACCTGGTTGCTGCCTGCCGCTGCCTGCTAAACCGTTACCCTATGGCACTGATCGAAGGCGTGGGCGGCATTACGGCCCCTATTTGGGAGGAGTACCTGGTAGTCGACCTGATGGCCGAACTGGCGCTGCCCGCCCTGGTGGTTGCCCGCCCCAACCTGGGCACCATCAACCATACGGTGCTGACGGTCGACTATGCCCGGCGCCGCGGCATCAAGGTGGCCGGCATCATCATCAACGGCTGGGATGAGGCCAAAGCCGGCGTCCTGGAGCGGAGCAACCTGGCCTACATCGAGCGGCTGACCGGCGTGCCGGTGCTGGGTAAGTTCCCTTATAGCCCAGACATAAGCGTGCCGAAAGCCAAGGTAACGGACTTAGCTGCTCTGGCCGAGCAGCATTTGGCCATCGACCGGATTATCGAACTGTTAGGAGGCACCGACCATGCAGGACATTGA
- the bioF gene encoding 8-amino-7-oxononanoate synthase, producing MQFVTEALAEIKRHGLYRQIPDYDPVDAVHVVEDGRRYLMLASNNYLGLTHDPAVREAAAAAALRYGAGSGGARLTTGSHPLFAELERELAAFKGTEAALVFNTGYMANVGIISALAGPGDVIFSDELNHASIIDGCRLARAKVVVYRHADAGHLAECLATTPCAGRRLIVTDGVFSMDGDIAPLDQIVPLAEQYDALVMVDDAHATGVIGPGGRGTTAYFGLKGRVHIEMGTLSKALAAEGGYVAGRRELIDYLVNKARSFIFSTALAPATVAAATAALRELAARPALVATLQANARYLRDRLNEAGFNVASSVTAIIPVIVGEADAAVAMARSLKEAGLIVSAIRPPTVPPGTCRLRLTVSAAHSREDLAAAAEHIIAAGRRLGIVKE from the coding sequence ATGCAGTTTGTGACCGAAGCGCTGGCCGAAATAAAGCGGCACGGCTTGTACCGGCAAATTCCTGATTACGACCCGGTTGATGCCGTCCATGTGGTGGAAGACGGCCGGCGGTATTTAATGCTGGCGTCCAATAATTACCTGGGCCTGACCCATGACCCGGCTGTCCGCGAGGCGGCGGCCGCGGCCGCCTTGCGGTATGGCGCCGGTTCCGGCGGCGCCCGGCTGACGACCGGCAGCCATCCCTTGTTTGCCGAACTGGAGCGTGAATTGGCAGCGTTTAAAGGGACAGAGGCGGCGCTGGTGTTCAATACCGGCTATATGGCCAACGTGGGCATCATCAGCGCTTTAGCCGGGCCAGGCGACGTTATTTTCAGCGATGAGCTCAATCACGCCAGCATTATCGACGGCTGCCGGCTGGCCCGAGCCAAGGTGGTAGTATACCGTCACGCCGATGCAGGGCATCTGGCCGAGTGCTTGGCGACAACGCCGTGCGCCGGCCGCCGCCTGATTGTCACCGACGGTGTGTTCAGCATGGACGGCGATATTGCGCCCCTGGACCAAATCGTGCCGCTGGCCGAGCAATATGATGCCCTCGTCATGGTGGACGATGCCCATGCCACCGGCGTCATCGGCCCGGGCGGCCGCGGGACGACCGCCTATTTCGGGCTAAAGGGGCGGGTGCATATTGAAATGGGCACGCTGAGCAAGGCGCTGGCGGCCGAAGGCGGTTATGTGGCCGGTCGACGCGAGCTAATTGATTATTTGGTTAATAAAGCGCGCAGTTTTATATTTTCCACCGCCCTCGCCCCGGCGACGGTGGCGGCGGCGACGGCGGCGCTCAGAGAGCTGGCCGCTCGTCCCGCCCTGGTGGCGACGCTCCAGGCCAACGCCCGGTATCTGCGCGATCGCTTAAACGAAGCAGGCTTTAACGTAGCAAGCAGCGTAACCGCCATAATCCCCGTTATCGTCGGCGAGGCGGACGCGGCGGTGGCCATGGCCCGCAGCCTCAAAGAAGCCGGCCTGATTGTTTCCGCCATCCGGCCGCCAACCGTTCCGCCCGGCACCTGTCGGCTCCGGCTGACGGTGTCGGCAGCGCATTCCAGGGAAGATCTGGCGGCGGCCGCCGAACATATTATTGCTGCCGGACGGCGGCTGGGAATTGTGAAGGAGTGA
- a CDS encoding 6-carboxyhexanoate--CoA ligase → MLYSVRMRAAQGGPHEAGGRHISGAERIAGAGDLAALATEMLTRALAHSRGRADFINITVEAINAENVRRVPLLPVTTVAVPDVAAGREAAVAQLIKAGVAPAAARQGLAALLGLADSMRGAMLVCAESGRRLDNKALRGVRVSRMDAADPAGLTAFLSRRGLNNAHVREALVLAAKVAAAPGVVAELCWSDDPEYTAGYVASSQGYYRFPYLKPYGSPVGGRVFFVAPGCDQAALIEYLERQPVLVTAPEEESECSL, encoded by the coding sequence ATGCTGTACAGCGTTAGGATGCGCGCCGCCCAGGGCGGCCCCCATGAAGCGGGCGGGCGCCATATTTCCGGGGCTGAACGGATAGCCGGCGCCGGCGATCTGGCCGCCCTGGCAACGGAGATGTTGACCCGGGCGCTAGCGCACAGCCGGGGACGGGCCGACTTTATTAATATTACCGTCGAAGCAATAAATGCAGAAAATGTCCGTCGCGTGCCGCTGCTACCGGTCACGACGGTAGCCGTCCCTGATGTAGCGGCCGGACGGGAGGCGGCGGTTGCCCAGCTTATTAAAGCCGGTGTTGCCCCCGCGGCGGCCCGGCAGGGCCTGGCGGCCCTGCTGGGCCTGGCCGACAGTATGCGCGGCGCCATGCTGGTTTGTGCGGAGTCTGGCCGCCGTCTGGACAATAAGGCGCTGCGCGGCGTCCGCGTGTCGCGCATGGACGCCGCCGACCCGGCCGGACTGACAGCTTTTCTTAGCCGCCGGGGGCTGAACAACGCCCATGTGCGGGAAGCGCTGGTGCTGGCGGCCAAGGTGGCTGCCGCTCCCGGCGTGGTCGCCGAACTGTGCTGGTCCGACGACCCGGAGTACACGGCCGGTTATGTGGCAAGCAGCCAGGGCTACTATCGGTTTCCCTACTTGAAACCGTATGGGTCGCCGGTGGGCGGGCGGGTCTTTTTCGTTGCGCCCGGCTGTGACCAGGCGGCCCTGATCGAGTATCTGGAGCGCCAGCCCGTGTTAGTGACGGCGCCGGAGGAGGAGAGCGAATGCAGTTTGTGA
- the bioB gene encoding biotin synthase BioB encodes MDLILDLARKVLGGGQLTMAEALALARTPDSDLPVLLAMADKIRQHYVGDGVDLCAIVNGRSGMCPENCAFCAQSAHHQAQVKVYSLLPEDELVAAAKRAEESGALRFAIVTSGRGVEDDDEFPKIVRALARIKQETRLKVCCSLGTLSRENAEALAAAGVSRYHHNVETSRSFYPQICSTHSYDDRVATIAVAKAAGMEVCSGGIIGLGETMEQRLEMAFELKSYGVDAVPINILNPIPGTALAHQPPLPPREILRTFALFRFILPECGIRTAGGREVNLRDLQSLGLMSGISGMLIGGYLTTGGRACADDLQMIRDLGRQPLSAREV; translated from the coding sequence ATGGACTTGATTTTGGACTTAGCCCGCAAGGTACTGGGCGGCGGCCAGCTTACCATGGCGGAGGCGCTGGCGCTGGCGCGGACGCCGGACAGCGACCTGCCGGTGCTATTGGCGATGGCCGATAAAATCCGCCAGCATTATGTAGGAGACGGCGTAGACCTGTGTGCCATTGTTAACGGCCGCTCCGGCATGTGCCCCGAAAATTGCGCCTTCTGCGCCCAATCGGCTCATCACCAGGCGCAGGTGAAAGTGTACTCTCTGTTGCCTGAGGACGAACTGGTGGCCGCGGCCAAACGGGCCGAGGAAAGCGGCGCGCTGCGGTTTGCCATCGTAACCAGCGGGCGGGGGGTGGAGGACGACGACGAATTTCCGAAAATTGTCCGCGCCTTGGCCCGCATCAAACAGGAAACACGGCTGAAGGTATGTTGTTCGCTGGGCACGCTGTCGCGGGAAAACGCTGAGGCTCTGGCGGCGGCCGGCGTCAGCCGCTATCACCATAATGTCGAGACCAGCCGGAGTTTTTACCCGCAGATCTGCAGCACCCACAGTTATGACGACCGGGTGGCCACCATTGCTGTGGCCAAGGCCGCGGGGATGGAGGTATGCTCCGGCGGCATCATTGGCCTGGGCGAAACGATGGAGCAGCGGTTGGAGATGGCCTTTGAACTAAAGAGCTACGGCGTTGACGCCGTCCCCATCAACATTCTCAATCCCATTCCGGGCACCGCCCTGGCGCACCAGCCGCCCCTGCCGCCGCGGGAAATCCTCCGCACCTTTGCCTTGTTCCGCTTTATTTTGCCCGAATGCGGCATTCGCACGGCGGGCGGTCGCGAGGTAAACCTGCGCGATTTGCAATCCCTTGGCTTAATGAGCGGCATTAGCGGCATGCTGATCGGCGGTTATCTTACCACTGGCGGGCGAGCCTGTGCCGACGACCTGCAGATGATCCGCGACCTCGGCCGGCAGCCGCTGTCGGCGCGGGAGGTCTAA